Proteins encoded by one window of Taeniopygia guttata chromosome 1A, bTaeGut7.mat, whole genome shotgun sequence:
- the SLCO1C1 gene encoding solute carrier organic anion transporter family member 1C1 isoform X2, giving the protein MTMDSKPSNVSDSNQEAEPDQLLDDDGNKNPPVKKTSSCTGLKVFLAALSFSYFSKALSGTIMKSSITQIERRFDLTSSTAGLIDGSFEMGNLLVIAFVSYFGAKLHRPKVIAVGCFTMSLGCFLSAMPHFFMGYYKYETTSHRAASANSTSTLNPCSLDQDVNDTVLEVSRAGCEKEPSSYMWVYILLGSMLRGIGETPITPLGISYLDDFTKEENVPVYVAFLHTIAMMGPMFGFLLGSLCAKLYVDIGFVDPGSITITPQDSRWVGAWWLGFLIGGAASFLSAIPFCFLPKSLKKPEEAKKDKTSHGLLENMDATGNKLSPEKTKPRKWSVMLKDFYNSLKKVLGNRMYFTFLCCSLLQFSSFIGFVTYKPKYMEQQYGQSTSKSNFLIGVTSLPPVGLGIFLGGLIMKKYKMGIVAATKFSLTMSFLSYAIGLLHFFVGCDNHAVAGMTVSYEGNPILYHNNSLFSECNSHCKCASKVWDPVCGANGITYFSACLAGCGTSVGHGKNTVFHNCRCLEINSSWTGNNSATLGQCPKSDDCSTKFIYYTVIQVIGGFCYALGATPSYMLVFRCVQPELKALAVGLFTLVMRTLAGIPAPVYFGAAIDKTCLKWGSTSCGKRGACKLYDSNAIRYVYLGLGAILRGPSFLIGIFFYTLIKKHFQNKNSRPVENGQEDAAMNKEDNCKIKERLPGSSDAENESSI; this is encoded by the exons ATGACAATGGATTCCAAACCCAGCAACGTCAGTGACTCAAACCAGGAGGCAGAACCTGACCAGCTTTTGGATGATGATGGAAACAAAAACCCACCAGTCAAAAAGACTTCCTCTTGCACTGGATTGAAG GTGTTtctggctgctctgtccttcaGCTACTTCAGCAAAGCCCTGTCTGGTACGATAATGAAAAGCTCCATCACTCAGATTGAGAGAAGGTTTGACCTGACCTCCTCCACCGCAGGGCTCATCGACGGCAGCTTTGAGATGG GCAACTTGCTGGTGATTGCATTTGTAAGCTATTTTGGAGCTAAGCTGCATAGGCCCAAAGTAATAGCTGTGGGATGCTTTACTATGTCTTTGGGATGCTTTTTATCAGCCATGCCTCATTTCTTCATGGGATA CTACAAATATGAGACAACATCACATAGAGCTGCTTCAGCCAACTCAACTTCCACCTTAAATCCCTGCTCCCTAGATCAAGATGTGAATGACACTGTCCTGGAAGTCTCACGAGCAG gctgtgagAAGGAGCCATCATCATACATGTGGGTATATATCTTACTGGGAAGCATGTTACGTGGGATTGGTGAGACACCAATAACACCACTGGGCATCTCTTACCTCGACGATTTTACTAAAGAAGAAAACGTTCCTGTGTATGTAG CGTTTTTGCACACCATAGCCATGATGGGCCCCATGTTTGGCTTCCTGCTGGGATCTCTGTGTGCAAAGCTGTACGTGGATATTGGATTTGTGGATCCAG GGAGCATCACTATCACCCCACAGGATTCCCGCTGGGTGGGTGCATGGTGGCTTGGCTTTTTAATAGGTGGAGCAGCCAGTTTCCTATCTGCTATTCCATTTTGCTTCCTGCCAAAGAGTCTGAAAAAGCCAGAAGAAGCCAAGAAGGACAAAACTTCACATGGGCTCTTGGAAAACATGGATGCCACGGGGAATAAACTTTCTCCTGAAAAAACTAAGCCAAGGAAGTGGTCAGTAATGCTGAAAG ATTTCTATAACTCCCTGAAAAAAGTGTTGGGTAATCGAATGTACTTTACATTTTTGTGTTGCTCACTGTTACAGTTCAGTAGTTTTATTGGTTTCGTGACTTACAAACCAAAGTATATGGAACAGCAGTATGGACAATCTACATCCAAATCCAACTTTCTAATAG GAGTGACATCCTTACCTCCTGTAGGTCTTGGAATTTTCTTAGGAGGGCttataatgaaaaagtataaaatGGGCATTGTTGCAGCCACAAAGTTTTCACTTACCATGTCATTTTTGTCCTATGCCATCGGCTTGTTGCACTTTTTTGTTGGCTGTGATAACCATGCGGTGGCAGGAATGACAGTGTCCTATGAAGG CAACCCCATTCTGTACCACAACAATTCCCTGTTTTCGGAATGCAACTCTCACTGCAAATGTGCCTCCAAGGTGTGGGATCCTGTGTGTGGAGCCAATGGGATCACCTATTTTTCAGCATGTCTGGCTGGGTGTGGGACTTCTGTGGGACATGGAAAGAACACA GTCTTCCATAACTGCAGATGTCTTGAAATCAACAGTTCATGGACAGGAAACAATTCTGCCACCTTGGGGCAATGTCCAAAAAGTGATGATTGCTCAACAAAGTTCATTTATTACACAGTAATACAAGTCATAGGTGGCTTTTGCTATGCCCTGGGAGCCACTCCTTCATACATGCTTGTGTTTAG ATGTGTCCAGCCAGAGCTCAAAGCTCTCGCGGTTGGTCTATTCACACTCGTCATGAGAACTCTGG CTGGGATTCCAGCACCAGTTTATTTCGGTGCAGCCATCGACAAGACGTGCCTGAAATGGGGAAGCACCAGCTGTGGGAAGCGAGGGGCTTGCAAGCTCTATGACTCCAATGCAATCAG GTATGTCTACCTTGGTTTAGGAGCAATTTTAAGAGGTCCTTCCTTCTTgattggaatatttttttacacATTGATAAAGAAACACTTTCAAAATAAGAACTCCAGGCCTGTAGAGAATGGACAGGAAGATGCTGCTATGAATAAAGAAGACAATTGCAAGATCAAAGAACGTTTGCCAGGTTCTTCTGATGCAGAGAATGAATCCTctatttag